One window from the genome of Mucilaginibacter ginsenosidivorans encodes:
- a CDS encoding ABC transporter permease subunit: MLKIAKYIILDIVRSKVLLAYTLLLLAISLTIFLSDADVTKGLVSITTVILIIIPLVSIVYATTYYFNAAEFTEMLVSQPISRRNILLGKFIGISSSILLAFFIGVCIPVCLFAFSATGITLMISGCLLTLSFISLAFLTSTITRDKAKGIGLALMLWFYFSIIFDGLVLLFLTLFADYPLEKAMIVLTALNPIDLARILILLQLDISALMGYTGALYQQFFGSGVGIVFSLLMQTIWIIVPLFFALKIFKKKDL; encoded by the coding sequence ATGCTAAAGATCGCGAAATATATCATCCTCGATATTGTACGCAGCAAAGTATTGCTGGCGTATACGCTTTTATTACTGGCGATCAGCCTGACCATTTTCCTGTCAGATGCAGATGTAACCAAAGGCCTGGTGAGTATTACGACGGTTATCCTGATCATTATTCCGCTTGTTAGCATTGTTTACGCGACCACCTATTATTTTAATGCGGCTGAGTTCACCGAAATGCTGGTATCCCAGCCCATCAGCAGGCGCAATATCTTACTGGGAAAATTCATTGGGATCAGCAGTTCCATCTTGCTGGCCTTTTTTATTGGCGTATGTATCCCGGTTTGCCTGTTCGCATTTTCGGCCACCGGCATCACCTTAATGATCTCCGGCTGCCTGCTGACACTCAGCTTTATTTCACTGGCATTCCTGACATCGACCATTACCCGCGATAAAGCCAAAGGGATTGGGTTGGCTTTAATGCTTTGGTTCTACTTCTCGATCATCTTTGACGGGCTTGTTTTATTGTTCCTGACCCTATTTGCCGACTATCCCCTGGAAAAGGCGATGATCGTTCTGACGGCATTGAACCCTATAGACCTTGCCCGCATCCTGATCCTGCTGCAACTCGATATTTCTGCGCTGATGGGCTATACCGGGGCGCTGTACCAGCAATTTTTCGGAAGTGGTGTCGGGATCGTGTTCTCGCTGCTGATGCAAACCATCTGGATCATCGTACCCTTGTTTTTTGCACTTAAAATATTTAAAAAGAAAGACCTATAA